A region of Chloroflexota bacterium DNA encodes the following proteins:
- the amrS gene encoding AmmeMemoRadiSam system radical SAM enzyme — protein MAGDIHIARSLDEMTREGTLYEKLAGNRVRCFACAHRCAINDGARGVCQVRYNRGGKLFVPHGYVGALHPDPTEKKPFFHILPGSITLTFGMLGCDLHCGFCQNWDISQVMRDANSGGSPMMASPDQLVTLAQRSGAQLIGSSYNEPLITSEWAVEIFKRAHDAGIRGVFVSNGNATREALEYIRPYVVGYKIDLKSMRDQNYRKLGAPLNHILDGIKMVKEMGFWLEIVTLVIPGFNDSNEELMDAAQFIRAVSPDIPWHVTAFHPDYKMTDVGYTSASTLIRAAEIGQEAGLNYVYAGNIPGRVRNYENTYCPKCNTLLVERYGYRIPQNRITHEGKCPKCGETIPGIWS, from the coding sequence ATTGCCGGCGATATCCACATCGCGCGCTCGCTCGACGAGATGACGCGCGAAGGGACGCTGTACGAAAAATTGGCTGGCAATCGCGTGCGGTGCTTCGCGTGCGCGCATCGCTGCGCGATCAACGACGGCGCGCGCGGCGTTTGCCAGGTGCGCTACAATCGCGGCGGAAAATTATTCGTGCCGCATGGTTACGTCGGCGCACTCCATCCCGACCCGACCGAGAAAAAACCGTTCTTTCACATTTTGCCCGGCTCGATCACGTTGACGTTCGGGATGCTGGGATGCGACTTGCATTGTGGCTTCTGTCAAAACTGGGACATCTCCCAGGTCATGCGCGACGCCAATTCGGGCGGCAGTCCGATGATGGCGTCACCGGATCAACTCGTCACTCTCGCGCAACGCAGCGGCGCGCAGTTGATCGGCAGTTCGTACAACGAACCGCTCATCACCAGCGAATGGGCAGTCGAGATTTTCAAGCGCGCGCATGATGCCGGCATTCGCGGCGTGTTCGTCTCGAACGGCAACGCGACGCGCGAGGCGCTCGAGTACATTCGTCCGTACGTCGTCGGCTACAAGATTGATCTCAAATCTATGCGCGATCAGAACTATCGCAAACTAGGCGCGCCGTTGAACCACATCCTCGACGGGATCAAAATGGTCAAGGAAATGGGCTTCTGGCTTGAGATCGTTACGCTCGTCATTCCTGGGTTCAACGACTCGAACGAAGAATTGATGGACGCGGCGCAGTTCATTCGCGCGGTCTCACCGGATATTCCCTGGCACGTGACCGCGTTTCATCCCGATTACAAAATGACCGACGTGGGATACACTTCCGCGTCCACCCTGATCCGCGCGGCGGAGATCGGACAGGAAGCGGGGTTGAATTACGTGTACGCCGGCAATATCCCAGGACGCGTTCGCAATTACGAAAACACCTATTGCCCCAAATGCAACACATTGCTCGTCGA